The Hydrogenispora ethanolica genome includes the window CGCCAGCCTTCCGGCGGTCCGGCGGTATCCCCAGCCGTATTCGCGGGACGGGCGGGCCGCGCTGGCGGCCTTTTTTAGGGTATCCGCCGATCGGCTGGCGCTGGGGAACGGCGCCGCCGAGCTGATCCACAGCCTGCCGGAGATCCTGCCGGCGCGGCGGGCGGTCGTTTTCGAGCCGACCTTTTCCGAATATGCCCGGGCTTTCGAGCAGCGCGGCAAACCGGTGGCGCGGCTGCCCCTGACCGCCGCTTTCGGAATCGACCCGGTCCCGGCCCGGCAGATCCTGGCCCCCGGCGATATCTTATTCATCTGCCAGCCCAATAACCCGACGGGCCGCCGCTTCCCGGAGGCCGCGCTCCTGGACCTGATCCGGCTGGCCGAAGCCAGGCAGGCCTGGACGCTGGTGGATGAATCGTTCCTCTGGTTCTGCGGCGCGCTCCCCGAATCGAGCGTAGTCCGTTACCTGGACGAGTTTCCCAGGCTGCTGGTGCTGAACTCCCTGACGAAGATCGGCGCAATTCCCGGGTTGCGGTTGGGACTGCTCCTGGCCGGCGCGGACATCGTACGTTCGTTGGAGGCCGCCCTGGATCCATGGAACGTCAATCGCTTGGCGCAGGCCCTGATCCCCGCCATCATCGAGCCCAAGTTCCTGGCGCGGACCCGGGAGCGGCTGGCGCGGGAGAACCGCTGGCTGGCGCAGCGGCTCGCCGGGGTGAACGGTTTGACCGTCTATCCTTGGGAAGTCAACTACTTCCTGGCCAAGGTCGGGCATCCGGACCTGAACGGCACGGAATTCATCCGGAGGCTGGGAGAGCGGGGAATCCTGGTCCGGGATTGCCGGAACTTTGCCGGGCTGGGCCCCGATTATTTCCGGGCGGCGGTGGGCCTCCGGCCGCAGAACCGGCGGTTGCTCGCCAATCTGTTGGATATTCTAAAGTGAAGAGAAAGCGGATCCGCCCGGCGGAAAAAGGTTGGAGAGAATAGGGGATTGTCATGACGGAAGAGCAAACGCAAGCGCAAACGGGAACGCTGTATCTGGTGGGGACGCCGCTGGGGAATCTGGAGGATATTACGCAACGGGCATTGCGGACTCTGCGGGAGGTCGATCTGATCGCCGCCGAGGATACCCGGCATACCCTAAAGTTGCTGAATTATTTTGAAATCAAGCGGCCCTTGCTCAGCTATCATCAGCATAATGAGCGGGAGCGGGCCGACGGCATCATCAGCCGGCTGCGGACCGGCGCCAACGTGGCCCTGGTCTCCGACGCCGGAATGCCGGGGATCTCCGATCCCGGCCAATGGCTGGTGGCGGAGGCGGTGCGCCAGGGGATCCGCGTGGTCCCGGTCCCCGGTCCTTCGGCGGTCGTTACCGCACTGGCCGCCTCGGGGCTGGATTCAAGCTCCTTCCGGTTCGGGGGGTTTTTGCCCCGTCGCAAGACAGAGCAGCTGCAACAGCTGGAGCGGCTCAAAGAGTTCCCTGGGACGCTCATTTGGTACGAGGCGCCGCACCGCTTGGTACAGACCCTCAAGAATATCCAGGCGGCGCTGGGGGATCGTTCCATCGTCCTGGCGCGGGAATTGACCAAAGTCCATGAACAGTTTATCCGCGGGAGCATCAGCGAAGTGCTGGCGGAGTTGGAGCGCAATGGCGTCAAAGGAGAGTTTACGATCCTGGTCGAAGGCTGTTTAGCACCGGAAATCATCCGACAGGATTCGACAAACCCAGATTTGGAAGAAATTTTAAATAACCTGGACAACCGGAACGGCAGTTTGAGAGAGAATCTGAAGGCGATCGCCCGGCAGACCGGCCGCGGCACCCGCGAGATTTACCAATTGTACCTTCAAAAAAAAGGGAAAAACAAAGAGGAGGCTTAACCTCCTCCTTTCCTCCTAAAAAACTCTCTATATCTGTATTAGCAAGCGCCCTTCATGGATTCCAGGCAGGATTTGCAAATGTTCTTGCCTTTGAAATCCCGGATACCTTCGGCATTTCCGCAGAAGATACAGGCAGGTTCGTATTTTTTCAAGATGATTTTCTCGCTGTCTACATAAATTTCAAGCGCGTCTTTTTCGTCGATCTGAAGGGTCCGGCGCAGTTCGATCGGAATAACCACCCTTCCCAATTCGTCGACTTTTCTCACGATCCCTGTAGATTTCATCATGATTCGTCACTCCTTTCGTTAAAATTCGACAATCATCAACACTATTATACCTATATTTACTTTCAAAGTCAATTTAATCCAAAAAAAATATTTAGTTTTTTTCCTTAAATTCCAGTAAATTTTTTGGCGGTCTATTGATAATTTGGTAATGGGCGTCGGATGATAACGGTAATTATTTCGGCAGGCGCGGCGCGGAAGTTTACCGGTATTTATTGGGAAAACACTTGACAAAACCGGCTGAAGTGGATATAGTAATTTTACCAATCCCGATGGTTCGGACAATTGAATCGTTGATCAACAGTGAAGGAAAGAGTACTTACGGAGATCCGTTTTTCAGAGAACCGGCGCAGGTGAGAGTCCGGTCGGATTCGGTAAGGAAAATGATTCCGGAGTTACCGGTCGAATCGAGAATTGGCGAAGCCGATTGTCGCAGTAGATTCGGTCGTTTTCCGCGTTAAGGATCCAAGTCCTCCACCCAAAGTAAGCTGAGACGGTGCTTTCGCTCTGGCGATGTTGGGGAAACGATGCCGCTTCCGGCAGCAGCTGTCTTTTTGCCGGGTATCGTTTTGGAGGAGAATTGGGGTGGTACCACGAAGGCTAACCTCTCGTCCCCTGCCGGGGATAAGGGGTTTTTTTATTTTGATTTTCAGGAAATCGAAACGTTCGCAGAGGGGGATTCGCATGGGCAAGTTTTATCTGACGACACCAATCTATTATCCCAGTGACAATCTGCATATCGGGCATGCGTACACCACGGTGGTGGCCGACGCCTTGGCCCGTTATCACCGGCAGATCGGGGACGAAGTCTGGTTTTTGACCGGCACCGACGAACATGGCCAAAAGATTCAGCGCCGGGCCGAGGCGGCCGGGGTGACTCCCCAGGCCTATGTGGACGGGATCGTGGCTAACATCAAGCAGCTGTGGCAGCTCTTTCAGATCAGCAACGACGATTTCATCCGTACCACCGAGGAACGGCACGAGCGAGCGGTCCAGCAGATCTTCGACCGCCTTTACCAGCAGGGGGATATCTACAAAAGCGAGTACCAGGGCTGGTACTGTACGCCTTGCGAGGCTTTCTGGCTGGAACGGCAGTTACAGGACGGCAAATGCCCGGATTGTGGCCGCGAGGTCGAGCTGGTCAAGGAGGAGAGCTACTTCTTCCGGATGTCCAAATACGCCGATCGTTTGATCCGGCATATTGAGGAGCATCCCGAATTCATCCAGCCGGTCTCGCGCAAGAACGAAATGGTCAACAACTTCCTCAAGCCGGGGTTGGAGGATCTCTGTGTGTCGCGGACCACCTTCAGCTGGGGGATTCCGATTACCTTCGATCCGAAGCACGTCATCTACGTCTGGCTGGACGCCCTTTCCAATTACATCACGGCGCTGGGCTATCCGGAAGAGACTGAATTGTTCCGCAAATTCTGGCCGGCCGAACTGCACCTGGTGGGAAAGGAGATCGTCCGTTTTCACACCATTTACTGGCCGATTATCTTGATGGCCTTGGGTCTGCCGCTGCCGAAACAGGTTTTCGGCCACGGCTGGCTGGTCCTGGAAGGCGGAAAAATGTCCAAATCCAAGGGGAACGTGATCGACCCGGCGGTATTGATCGCCAAATACGGCCTGGATCCCATCCGCTACTACCTGTTGCGGGAGATCCCCTTCGGCTCCGACGGTTCCTATACCGAAGAGGCGTTGATCCTTCGTACCAACCAGGATCTCGCCAACGACCTGGGCAACTTGCTGCACCGGTCGTTATCGATGATCGAAAAGTTCAACGGCGGGGTCATTCCGACGCCCGGCGCCTATCAGGAGCTGGACCAACAGGTTATCGACCAGGCGCGCCAGAGCATCCGGGAGATGAGCGAGGCCATGGCTAAGCTGGAAGTCAACAACGCGCTGATCGCCATCTTCAAGCTGGTGAGCAGAGCCAATAAGTATATCGACGAGGCCGCGCCCTGGGCGCTCGCCAAACAGCCGGACGGCCGGGAGCGCTTGCATACCGTGCTGTATACCATGGCCGAAACTTTACGGCTGTCCGCGGTGCTGCTGGTGCCTTTCCTGGTCGAGACCCCGGGCAAGATTTGGAATCAACTCGGCGTGGACGGCATTCCGGCCGAGCAGGATTATCAGTCCGCGAGCCAGTGGGGCGGTTTGCAGCCGGGTACCGTGACCCGGAAAGGCAACCCGATCTTCCCGCGGATCGAGGATGAAAAGAAGGAAGCATCCAAACCGGAAACACCCAAGGAGGAAAAGACTGTGACAGCGACACCACCCCAGCCGGAACAGCCCGGCATCGAACAGATTACCATTGAGGATTTCGCCCGGATCGACCTTCGGGTGGCCAAAGTTCTGGAAGCCGAGCGGGTGGAGAAATCCGACAAGCTGCTCCGCCTCAAGGTCAAGGTACTCGGGGCCGAACGGCAGATTGTGGCGGGGATTGCCCAGCATTACCAGCCGGAGCAATTGGTCGGGAAAGAAATCGTGGTGGTGGCCAATCTCAAGCCAGCCAAACTGCGGGGACTCCTCTCCGAGGGGATGCTGCTGGCCGCCTCCAATGAAGACGGCAAGCTGGCGCTGGTACGGCCGGAGGCCGAAATCGGCGCAGGCGCGAAGGTGCGGTAGAACCCATGTGGATCGATAGCCATTGCCATCTCAACGACGAGGCGTTTGCAGCCGATTGCGAGGAGGTCCTTGAGCGGGCGGGGGCCGCAGGGGTGGAGGCCATGATCGTCGTCGGCTTCGACCTGCCATCCTCGGAGCGGGCGATCCAACTGGCGGAGCGGCATGAGCCGCTCCGCGCGGCGGTGGGCATCCACCCGCATGATGCGAAGATCTGGGATGCGGAGGTGGCGGGCCGGCTCCGCCAGTTGCTGGGGCATCCACGGGTCGTGGCCCTTGGCGAGATCGGGCTGGATTATCATTACAATTATTCTGCTCCGGAGCAGCAACGCATCGCCTTCAAAGCGCAA containing:
- a CDS encoding pyridoxal phosphate-dependent aminotransferase, translated to MTERLQTIPAAGGDHGGNIEAARRVHRRRSFLDLSINVNPWGPPPAGWLRLLASLPAVRRYPQPYSRDGRAALAAFFRVSADRLALGNGAAELIHSLPEILPARRAVVFEPTFSEYARAFEQRGKPVARLPLTAAFGIDPVPARQILAPGDILFICQPNNPTGRRFPEAALLDLIRLAEARQAWTLVDESFLWFCGALPESSVVRYLDEFPRLLVLNSLTKIGAIPGLRLGLLLAGADIVRSLEAALDPWNVNRLAQALIPAIIEPKFLARTRERLARENRWLAQRLAGVNGLTVYPWEVNYFLAKVGHPDLNGTEFIRRLGERGILVRDCRNFAGLGPDYFRAAVGLRPQNRRLLANLLDILK
- the rsmI gene encoding 16S rRNA (cytidine(1402)-2'-O)-methyltransferase, which translates into the protein MTEEQTQAQTGTLYLVGTPLGNLEDITQRALRTLREVDLIAAEDTRHTLKLLNYFEIKRPLLSYHQHNERERADGIISRLRTGANVALVSDAGMPGISDPGQWLVAEAVRQGIRVVPVPGPSAVVTALAASGLDSSSFRFGGFLPRRKTEQLQQLERLKEFPGTLIWYEAPHRLVQTLKNIQAALGDRSIVLARELTKVHEQFIRGSISEVLAELERNGVKGEFTILVEGCLAPEIIRQDSTNPDLEEILNNLDNRNGSLRENLKAIARQTGRGTREIYQLYLQKKGKNKEEA
- a CDS encoding AbrB/MazE/SpoVT family DNA-binding domain-containing protein — its product is MMMKSTGIVRKVDELGRVVIPIELRRTLQIDEKDALEIYVDSEKIILKKYEPACIFCGNAEGIRDFKGKNICKSCLESMKGAC
- the metG gene encoding methionine--tRNA ligase, whose product is MLGKRCRFRQQLSFCRVSFWRRIGVVPRRLTSRPLPGIRGFFILIFRKSKRSQRGIRMGKFYLTTPIYYPSDNLHIGHAYTTVVADALARYHRQIGDEVWFLTGTDEHGQKIQRRAEAAGVTPQAYVDGIVANIKQLWQLFQISNDDFIRTTEERHERAVQQIFDRLYQQGDIYKSEYQGWYCTPCEAFWLERQLQDGKCPDCGREVELVKEESYFFRMSKYADRLIRHIEEHPEFIQPVSRKNEMVNNFLKPGLEDLCVSRTTFSWGIPITFDPKHVIYVWLDALSNYITALGYPEETELFRKFWPAELHLVGKEIVRFHTIYWPIILMALGLPLPKQVFGHGWLVLEGGKMSKSKGNVIDPAVLIAKYGLDPIRYYLLREIPFGSDGSYTEEALILRTNQDLANDLGNLLHRSLSMIEKFNGGVIPTPGAYQELDQQVIDQARQSIREMSEAMAKLEVNNALIAIFKLVSRANKYIDEAAPWALAKQPDGRERLHTVLYTMAETLRLSAVLLVPFLVETPGKIWNQLGVDGIPAEQDYQSASQWGGLQPGTVTRKGNPIFPRIEDEKKEASKPETPKEEKTVTATPPQPEQPGIEQITIEDFARIDLRVAKVLEAERVEKSDKLLRLKVKVLGAERQIVAGIAQHYQPEQLVGKEIVVVANLKPAKLRGLLSEGMLLAASNEDGKLALVRPEAEIGAGAKVR